A region of the Stigmatopora nigra isolate UIUO_SnigA chromosome 10, RoL_Snig_1.1, whole genome shotgun sequence genome:
TCTTTTGTCTGGAGACTCTACCGGAGTTCCGAGAGGACGGCGACTTTACACCCGCCGCCGACCACCTTATTAACGGCAGTGGGCCGGGCTCCGGTCCGCGCCCGGGCGCCAAAGACCACTTGGCCTTCCTCACGGACCCTTTCTTCATCGTTGAGACCATTTGCATTATTTGGTTCTGCTTCGAAGCCGGCGTCCGCTTCGTGGTGTGTCCCAGCAAGAGCGACTTCTTCAACAACATCATGAATATCATCGACATCGTGTCCATCATCCCCTACTTCATCACGCTGGGCACGGAGCTGGCGACCTCTCCCGACGACGACACCAACTCAAGCCAGAACATGTCGCTGGCTATCTTAAGGATCATCCGCCTGGTGAGGGTATTCCGCATCTTCAAGCTCTCGCGCCACTCCAAGGGGCTCCAGATCCTGGGCCAGACCCTCAAGGCTAGCATGCGAGAACTGGGCCTGctcatcttcttcctcttcatcggAGTCATCCTCTTCTCTAGCGCCATCTTCTTCGCCGAAGTGGACGAGCCCCACACGCAGTTTGTCAGCATCCCCGACGGGTTCTGGTGGGCGGTGGTCACCATGACCACCGTGGGTTACGGAGATATGTGCCCCATCACCATGGGTGGGAAGATGGTGGGCACCCTGTGCGCCATCGCCGGGGTGCTGACCATCGCGTTGCCCGTTCCCGTCATCGTGTCCAACTTCAACTACTTCTATCACCGCGAGACGGAGCAAGAGGAAAAGCAGATGATCGACGCCGCCACCGAGGCGCAGAGAAACTCTCAGGCCGAAAAGCATGGCAGCTTGGCGTCCATCGACAAAAGCAACTGGAACCTAGAGAAGAACGGCTATGGCTCATAGAGCCGCCTTTTCTCCTTTTCACGGAATCGAGCCTTTACACAAGTTGTCTTGAAATCTAGAAAACTCAGCACAAGAAGAACCATCATAACAAGTGCAATTTACATCCATTCAGATGTACTGTACACACGGTAGTGCTCGCCAATTAGCATGCtgcaaataataaacaatacaCCCCTGAATGGCGGCCCGgtagacgagtggttagcgccttacatttctgagatcgagggttggATCACAGGTttggagcttgcatgttcttcttgGGCTTGCGTAGGTTTTCCTTGGGTTCTCCAATTTTctcccacaccccaaaaatatgcatccATACAAAAACATTTGTGTCTCTTCAGAATTAATACCAGGATTGTCCAGCCATATACtgtaaattacttttttttgtcttccattAGATGGCTAAAATAGTTTTATGAACAGGGTCTGACATATATaatcatgttttaaatgtaaaaaaaaaaaagattgtttatCAATTTGAAGAATGATAGCGACAAAATTCTAGCAAAAAGCTTGtatgtattactgtatatttgatattttaattGATCATCTATAGGAAGAAatagaaaacatgttttaggAATCACTTTTATCACAACTGCAGTTAGATTTTTGTCTCAGGACAAGTTTACATTATATCACAAAGGCATGTTTCAGGTTTTGGTCAATGGGTCATTTGAGGTATGGTcagtcctcccagtcaaaatggattggacaactaTCACCCCCAATGTAGTAAAATGAACCTGTACTTAAATAATACTTGACATAGTATCATTTGCATgttgtaaataataatacaactcGCATGCACATACAAAAGCTCAATCGTACAGCCACATTTCGTCTTTATGCAATAGAAAAGTGAAAGTAAAAAGAGCTCAATTGCACTGAATATTAATCTCCACATAGGCACTTTGTGAGTCTCTTTAATATATGCAGGGAAGCACATTTATCCTCACCGTTATACCAAATGTAAAAGcatattttcaaagtaaaagcgcAGAGAGGACACATTCACTTTGcacaaatgaaatgaaacaaagtAACATTACCATTATATTGCACGGCATGCAGAAATGAGTCTCGCGCTAACATTTTTGACAAAGGAATGAAACCAATTATAAGGTCTAGTTATAATGCACGTGGCATTTTAATGTGTCTCCATGACACGTCATTTTAAATCAACTTTATCAAGCAAGCGGCCGAGAATGTAATCTTGCAATAAATGTACTTTATGCAATAATGTTTATATATGGGCATGGGGGACCAGTGGTTGACCTCACAGCAATAATTCATAGCGAATGGAAAGTAATCATCTAGTGACTTGGCTAATCAGCACTTTATGTTAGGAAGAAGCACTTATTATGGAGGACTGTTGAGTAGGGTTGCCAACCGTCCCAAAGGTATGGTAATGAATACTActagggggatttttttttttaaagaaagtaccatattttcttgactatacgttttttttttttttttttacttttttatagtttggagGAAACTGCAACTAATACTTAAGGTACCAGGCACCATGggtgacttaattttttttgtttacctcaTTGACCTGGTTTGTCTGCACTTTTTCTTATTAGTATAAAATGTTCTGCTTTGTATATTAACCCTCatacatatgtgtgtattttctggactaatcTAGCAATAGGTCATAGTTTAATAAGAAACATTCACAttgaattatgattttttttaaatgaaatgactgcacatatgtattatatatttgtatatatatatatatatatatatatatatatatatatatatatatatatatatatatatatatatatatatatatatatatatatatatatatatatatatatatatatatatatatatatatatatatatatatatatatatatatatatatatatatatatatatatatatatatatatatatatatatatatatatatatatatatatatatatatatatatatatatatatatatatatatatatatatatatatatatatatatatatatatatatatatatttggtgaTTTTCCTTCCTAAGTCCTActattgttttctatttttccaattggtttttttacataatatttttgacactCAATATGCAAAAATCTGTGCGTTTCATGTTTATCtgatattttccaaaaatgttcCATGTAGTTTCTTTTTgttcaaatattaaatatttcagTTACTCACCTACCTCTGTTTTCTGATATTTTGCTAAagttttgtgtcattttaaactgactggacttttttttgcttttctaatACCagctatttatgtttttattttttatttttttattaatgggttacaattcacaaaaatatttttctccagttttgtattatttctaaatattttcttatgGTCATGGTTGAACTTTTGAACACtttccaaaaaatgcaaaatactcTGGATTCCCtaattattgtatattattttgtttagcctcatatatattttattcatttattgacaCATAGATTCCCCATTTTCGGTGCCGATTTCAACCGACTCTCCTTTTGACGGGCTTTAAATGGCCGACTGAGTAAGCGGATGAATAATTTATAAAAGCTTCAATCGGTGAGAACAAACATCGTGCCCTTGTGTGGGTAGTTTGAGGACAGCTAGAAtctctcaaacacacacacacacacacacacacacacgggtgaCTCTCACAAGGTCGATGCTGATGTGATGCCACTGTCATTTATAATTCATCAGGTATTACACCAAAAGAATCCGTGCTAAGGTCAACAGACATGTGACATAGCAGCTTTACACATATTGCAattgtgttttcatttcatttttagggttttttttggctCCTTTTTGTATTATCCTGAATACTTGGcacattttacaaatattttccctttttttttttctttttcgttgTCCAATATTTGGAGGGGGGATTATtgtttgttccatttttttccctttaaaattaaTGTCTTTTTTATCAGTCGTGTCTTATTGATTGTGCAATATTCTACAATTGTATTTATTGAATTgagtgcttttattgtcattatacgagTTTGTTTTGAATCGTCAGGGTTCTTGTTTtggatttaaatgaactttttttccccccatgcgATGTTTTCATCTTACTTTTTTCCTGAATCCAAATGTCAGGCAAAGTCTAGTATATATTAATATAGTAATTATATAGTTGTGTTTTATAATACTGcactgtattcatttattttgcatttatcgTAAGACTGTATTACTCATTTTTCCTTCTCAAATAGTAATGATGGCAATAATTTTTCTAGATACTTTAGGATTACAAATATCAGCACTGATTATTTAAATACTTCATGTATTTTAAAGAGTGTTCCTCTCATTTCCGATTTAGATGCTCAGACTTGTGTGACACAGCAGTTTTATACTCCATTGTCTAAAAATAGCCACAGCATAAGAGTGGGCAAGTCGCCCCTCCTTGAAAACAATGGCGGCTTGTGCACGTACGAGAAAGGCAAGCGAGTTAGTCGTACATCAGCCTGTCGGCCTCGTGCTTACTTGGCACACTCGCTTATTATGCGCTGCATGTAAAACTAGCGTCAAAGTTCGCCCTTTGCTTTAAGACTGTCGTTATGACTCAACGACCGCCAAAATGACCTTGATCGCAACACGAGTAGCTTAGATCCACCGTGTCTTATTGATCGGCAACCAAGTCCTGTAGGTCGATTCGGCGTCCTGACTGCTGACGAGGACATCTTTCCCATTTAGTCtttcaatgcatttttgttttcaatgctGATCTAcagtatgtttttctttcacatCAAGTTGGTGAAATTTacagaaattgttttttttaattggttatGCATGTCTATTTGTCTGTATTTGTGTTCAAGTGAACTCAAAGGTagaatgattatttatttatgttatttaatTTGGGATCAAAAGGTCAAAGTTAAGAGGGTCATATTGAATTTGTCTTTTGCTTGTATTCAAGGTAACCATGAATGAAGAAGCTATTGTAAGAATCATGTCAATTGCAAACCTGGCTATTATTATCATATTTGCGGATTGTAATATGAAATCAAACAGGTGATTGACCTATTTTCTTTTCGAACCCACTATCTTTTTTGTATTCCACGTCATAGGAAGATAACATTGCATCTCAGTCATGTATGCGTCTTACCTTTGAATGTCTT
Encoded here:
- the LOC144203588 gene encoding potassium voltage-gated channel subfamily A member 10-like — translated: MEVPLVNFENVDDAGINLGDPSDSGYPTSPTSEAPDPEPSPRRLASPRPSPRPSPRWVRREGTSPSTPSKATSSSCSLISNLKLLVSGESGSDGVFSRMPRDCYDNEDSLEKASVEERDQKVVINVSGLMFETQMSTLNRFPETLLGDPVKRRHHFDPMKNEYFFDRNRPSFDGVLYFYQSGGKVRRPANVPLDVFASEIVFYQLGYEAMEQFREDEGFIKEPEVLLPTNELQRQFWLLFEYPESSSAAKSVALVSVSVIIISIVIFCLETLPEFREDGDFTPAADHLINGSGPGSGPRPGAKDHLAFLTDPFFIVETICIIWFCFEAGVRFVVCPSKSDFFNNIMNIIDIVSIIPYFITLGTELATSPDDDTNSSQNMSLAILRIIRLVRVFRIFKLSRHSKGLQILGQTLKASMRELGLLIFFLFIGVILFSSAIFFAEVDEPHTQFVSIPDGFWWAVVTMTTVGYGDMCPITMGGKMVGTLCAIAGVLTIALPVPVIVSNFNYFYHRETEQEEKQMIDAATEAQRNSQAEKHGSLASIDKSNWNLEKNGYGS